A single genomic interval of Blattabacterium sp. (Nauphoeta cinerea) harbors:
- the aroB gene encoding 3-dehydroquinate synthase produces the protein MKKKEEFIYFHEEAYDVLQNYLLYQVDSIKNIFILVDDITSVHCIPVLFRHINFLKKSNLIKIKSGEKEKNIYTCIQICKDLEKLKATRKSLIINLGGGVITDIGGFVASIFKRGIRFVNIPTTLLGMVDAAIGYKTGVNLGSIKNEIGSFYIPKFLIIDPNFLKTLPNKEILSGMAEMFKHGLIADKNFWKEMDKIQTDIIKNENEWIHLIQKSILIKQKIVDQDPKEKGLRKILNFGHTIGHALESYFMSIKEMLHGVAVTMGMIYESWISFKINGLSLSDYREIRSKFYTLYPIQNQISQLEIEKLLRIMEHDKKNEKIKFNFLY, from the coding sequence ATGAAAAAAAAGGAAGAATTCATATATTTTCATGAAGAAGCTTATGATGTACTTCAAAATTATTTACTTTATCAAGTAGATTCCATAAAAAATATATTTATTCTAGTAGATGATATTACCAGTGTACATTGTATTCCTGTTCTTTTTAGACATATAAATTTTTTAAAAAAATCGAATCTTATTAAGATAAAATCAGGAGAAAAAGAAAAAAATATTTATACATGTATTCAAATTTGTAAAGATCTAGAAAAACTTAAGGCGACTAGAAAAAGTTTAATAATAAATTTAGGAGGGGGAGTTATAACAGATATTGGGGGTTTTGTCGCATCTATATTTAAACGAGGGATTCGTTTTGTTAATATTCCTACAACTTTATTAGGAATGGTTGATGCCGCTATAGGATATAAAACAGGTGTGAATTTAGGTTCTATAAAAAATGAAATAGGGTCTTTTTATATTCCAAAATTTTTAATCATTGATCCAAATTTTTTAAAAACACTTCCAAATAAAGAAATTCTTTCTGGAATGGCAGAAATGTTTAAACATGGATTGATAGCTGATAAGAATTTTTGGAAAGAAATGGATAAAATACAAACAGATATCATTAAAAATGAAAACGAATGGATACATCTAATTCAGAAATCTATATTAATTAAACAAAAAATAGTAGATCAAGATCCTAAAGAAAAAGGATTGAGAAAAATTCTAAATTTTGGACACACTATTGGACATGCTTTAGAGAGTTATTTTATGAGTATAAAAGAAATGTTACACGGAGTTGCTGTAACTATGGGAATGATTTATGAATCATGGATTTCTTTCAAAATTAATGGTTTATCTTTATCTGATTATAGAGAAATTAGATCTAAATTTTATACATTATACCCAATACAAAATCAAATATCTCAATTAGAAATTGAGAAATTATTGCGAATCATGGAACATGATAAAAAAAATGAAAAAATAAAATTCAATTTTCTTTATTAA
- a CDS encoding DedA family protein: MSDIWDVFQHLFNPRWIFLYFGNAALFILLAIIFAETGFFIGFFLPGDSLLFTAGIFGKDLCKNFYNVPFFVIILIVSGVAILGNMQGYWFGYKSGKLLYKKKDSFFFKKKHLILAKLFYNKYKTTALIMSRFLPMFRTFAPIVAGAIRIEFKKFMIYNIIGALAWTFSIMSAGHYLDKSFPELKNHLEWIILLIVLITTLPILVKLRINKNKKIFI, encoded by the coding sequence ATGTCAGATATTTGGGATGTTTTTCAACATTTATTTAATCCTAGATGGATATTTTTATATTTCGGAAATGCGGCTTTATTTATTCTCTTAGCTATTATTTTTGCAGAAACGGGATTTTTTATTGGTTTTTTCTTACCTGGAGATTCTTTATTATTCACTGCTGGAATTTTTGGGAAAGATTTATGCAAAAATTTTTATAATGTTCCTTTTTTTGTGATCATTTTAATCGTATCAGGTGTAGCTATTCTTGGAAATATGCAAGGATATTGGTTCGGATATAAATCAGGAAAACTCTTATATAAAAAGAAGGATTCCTTTTTTTTTAAAAAAAAACATTTAATTTTAGCAAAATTGTTTTATAATAAATATAAAACTACCGCTCTTATCATGAGTCGTTTTTTACCTATGTTTCGTACTTTTGCTCCTATTGTTGCAGGAGCAATTCGTATAGAATTTAAAAAATTTATGATATATAACATTATTGGAGCACTTGCTTGGACTTTTTCTATCATGTCAGCTGGACATTATTTAGATAAAAGTTTTCCAGAATTAAAAAATCATCTTGAATGGATTATTTTATTAATTGTATTGATTACAACTTTGCCAATTTTAGTGAAACTAAGAATAAATAAGAATAAAAAAATATTTATCTAA
- a CDS encoding nucleoside deaminase, with the protein MSLDFDFMKIALKEAFIAFHKNEIPIGAAITYQNMVIATAHNLTETLCNITAHAEMLVINLASDYFKKKYIKKCTLYVTLEPCVMCAGALFWSQIGRVVCGATNPSKRGFLCSGVKLHPKTEFVSGIMKNQCKAIIQEFFFYKRICKHKFKKFR; encoded by the coding sequence ATGTCTTTAGATTTTGATTTTATGAAAATAGCTTTAAAAGAGGCCTTTATTGCTTTTCATAAAAATGAGATCCCCATAGGGGCTGCAATTACATATCAAAATATGGTTATAGCAACAGCTCATAATTTAACTGAAACGTTATGTAATATTACTGCACATGCAGAAATGTTAGTAATCAACTTGGCATCTGATTATTTTAAAAAAAAATATATAAAAAAATGTACTTTATATGTAACCTTAGAACCATGTGTGATGTGTGCTGGAGCTTTGTTTTGGTCTCAAATAGGAAGAGTTGTTTGTGGGGCTACCAATCCCTCAAAAAGAGGGTTCTTGTGTTCGGGTGTTAAATTACATCCTAAAACAGAATTTGTATCTGGAATTATGAAAAACCAATGTAAAGCTATTATACAAGAATTCTTTTTTTATAAAAGAATTTGTAAACATAAATTTAAAAAATTTAGATAA
- a CDS encoding 50S ribosomal protein L25 translates to MKYVNIYGHKRDLGKKAVRSIRLSGNIPCILYGKNMNIPFYSSLENLRKIVYTIEIYGVILKIEGYDKSINAIRKEIQFDPVNEKILHVDFYKIDKSKSMTLEIPVKSFGRPIGVAKGGKYYSPVRKLKVKASIDNMPEYIQFNIDSLDIGDKITVGDLYNNQYTILHPSHTLIANVKNTRTIVKGAQEEENKEKDDKTKIK, encoded by the coding sequence ATGAAATATGTAAATATATACGGACATAAAAGAGATTTGGGAAAAAAAGCAGTTCGTTCCATTCGACTTTCCGGAAACATACCATGCATTTTATACGGAAAAAACATGAATATCCCGTTTTATTCTTCACTAGAAAATTTGAGAAAAATAGTCTACACTATAGAAATATATGGTGTTATTTTAAAAATAGAGGGATACGATAAAAGTATCAATGCTATTCGAAAGGAAATCCAATTTGATCCTGTTAATGAAAAAATATTACATGTAGATTTTTATAAAATTGATAAATCAAAATCTATGACATTGGAAATTCCTGTAAAATCTTTTGGAAGACCTATTGGAGTAGCAAAAGGAGGAAAATATTATTCTCCTGTTAGAAAATTAAAGGTGAAAGCAAGTATAGATAATATGCCAGAATATATTCAATTTAATATTGATTCTTTAGATATAGGAGATAAAATAACAGTTGGAGATTTATATAATAATCAATATACTATATTACATCCTTCTCATACATTGATAGCAAATGTAAAAAATACTCGTACAATTGTGAAAGGGGCTCAAGAAGAAGAGAATAAAGAAAAAGATGATAAAACAAAAATAAAATAA